The Amyelois transitella isolate CPQ chromosome 20, ilAmyTran1.1, whole genome shotgun sequence genome has a segment encoding these proteins:
- the LOC106131568 gene encoding ras association domain-containing protein 8 isoform X1, whose amino-acid sequence MELKVWVEGIQRIVCGVTETTTCQDVVFALAHATGKVGRFTLIERWRNNERLLAPQEYPLKILMKWGEYSNDIQFILRRSDSANNQKPQQVTNNSRSPVANSSGHSASNPNILESQNSPNGLNTTPTYNNINTSPGNPVGVVKGVQQTKSVDPDNAVIKNVPPYREPPPPYRSPPPPSQPHGKSPNRMQPGRPAHMSPVNLPDDDARNPEAVSYNSQYRELVSLVNYQREKLSSQQVDLIKYDAEIGYWENKGREQERQVELLQQQISSTDNQLRISTEQVQALTYIEEESELVKQNEKTIKSEIVLVRSKLANCETELLQCKNKIRKLMEEIHNEQRVINSRQQENRQALERSMLAEMENLQSQIQQAKHATEINHLTAENLKREVGVLEDAIMEKKRQVERLVQEMKEANLQSLTGSVDELRHPLDGLCKTGSARRIIGSPRQLENAAPTNKNPHGVWV is encoded by the exons ATGGAGTTGAAGGTCTGGGTCGAAGGTATACAAAGGATTGTTTGTGGGGTCACCGAAACCACTACTTGTCAG GATGTAGTGTTTGCTTTGGCTCATGCCACTGGCAAAGTGGGCAGATTCACGTTGATAGAGAGGTGGAGAAATAATGAACGTCTTTTAGCTCCTCAAGAGTATCCTCTGAAG attttaatgaaatgggGGGAATATTCTAACGATATACAGTTCATATTGAGGAGATCAGACTCTGCGAACAATCAAAAGCCACAACAGGTGACAAATAACTCAAGATCACCAGTGGCAAATAGTAG TGGCCACAGTGCTTCAAATCCGAACATATTAGAAAGTCAGAACTCCCCAAATGGGTTGAATACCACCCCAACATATAACAATATCAATACATCCCCCGGGAACCCAGTGGGCGTGGTTAAAGGAGTCCAGCAGACTAAATCTGTGGACCCTGATAATGCTGTGATCAAAAATGTTCCTCCTTATAG AGAGCCGCCTCCGCCTTACCGCTCGCCCCCACCTCCGTCGCAACCTCACGGGAAGTCTCCTAATCGCATGCAACCCGGTCGCCCAGCACACATGTCTCCCGTCAACCTGCCGGATGACGACGCGAGGAATCCGGAGGCCGTCAGTTACAATAGCCAGTATAGGGAACTTGTGTCGCTGGTCAACTATCAGCGAGAGAAGTTGTCCAGTCAGCAAGTGGATCTCATCAAG TACGACGCTGAAATCGGTTACTGGGAGAACAAGGGTCGTGAGCAAGAGCGTCAGGTGGAACTTCTCCAGCAGCAGATCAGCTCGACGGATAACCAGCTCAGGATTAGCACTGAACAG GTTCAAGCCCTAACATACATAGAAGAAGAAAGTGAACTAGTGAAACAGAACGAAAAAACCATAAAATCTGAGATAGTCCTGGTGCGATCTAAGCTGGCTAACTGCGAAACGGAGCTGTTGCAGTGCAAGAATAAGATCAGGAAGCTGATGGAGGAGATTCATAATGAGCAGCGGGTCATCAACTCCCGCCAACAGGAGAACCG acAAGCGCTAGAGAGATCAATGCTTGCGGAGATGGAGAATTTGCAAAGTCAAATCCAACAAGCGAAGCATGCCACCGAGATCAATCATCTTACCGCTGAAAACCTCAAACGAGAG GTGGGAGTGTTAGAAGATGCCATAATGGAGAAGAAGCGGCAAGTGGAGCGGCTAGTGCAGGAGATGAAAGAAGCGAATTTGCAGAGCTTGACGGGCAGCGTGGACGAACTGAGGCATCCTTTAGACG GTCTGTGCAAAACCGGAAGCGCGCGGAGAATTATAGGTTCACCGCGACAGCTTGAAAACGCGGCACCCACGAACAAAAATCCTCATGGCGTCTGGGTATAA
- the LOC106131568 gene encoding uncharacterized protein LOC106131568 isoform X2 codes for MKWGEYSNDIQFILRRSDSANNQKPQQVTNNSRSPVANSSGHSASNPNILESQNSPNGLNTTPTYNNINTSPGNPVGVVKGVQQTKSVDPDNAVIKNVPPYREPPPPYRSPPPPSQPHGKSPNRMQPGRPAHMSPVNLPDDDARNPEAVSYNSQYRELVSLVNYQREKLSSQQVDLIKYDAEIGYWENKGREQERQVELLQQQISSTDNQLRISTEQVQALTYIEEESELVKQNEKTIKSEIVLVRSKLANCETELLQCKNKIRKLMEEIHNEQRVINSRQQENRQALERSMLAEMENLQSQIQQAKHATEINHLTAENLKREVGVLEDAIMEKKRQVERLVQEMKEANLQSLTGSVDELRHPLDGLCKTGSARRIIGSPRQLENAAPTNKNPHGVWV; via the exons atgaaatgggGGGAATATTCTAACGATATACAGTTCATATTGAGGAGATCAGACTCTGCGAACAATCAAAAGCCACAACAGGTGACAAATAACTCAAGATCACCAGTGGCAAATAGTAG TGGCCACAGTGCTTCAAATCCGAACATATTAGAAAGTCAGAACTCCCCAAATGGGTTGAATACCACCCCAACATATAACAATATCAATACATCCCCCGGGAACCCAGTGGGCGTGGTTAAAGGAGTCCAGCAGACTAAATCTGTGGACCCTGATAATGCTGTGATCAAAAATGTTCCTCCTTATAG AGAGCCGCCTCCGCCTTACCGCTCGCCCCCACCTCCGTCGCAACCTCACGGGAAGTCTCCTAATCGCATGCAACCCGGTCGCCCAGCACACATGTCTCCCGTCAACCTGCCGGATGACGACGCGAGGAATCCGGAGGCCGTCAGTTACAATAGCCAGTATAGGGAACTTGTGTCGCTGGTCAACTATCAGCGAGAGAAGTTGTCCAGTCAGCAAGTGGATCTCATCAAG TACGACGCTGAAATCGGTTACTGGGAGAACAAGGGTCGTGAGCAAGAGCGTCAGGTGGAACTTCTCCAGCAGCAGATCAGCTCGACGGATAACCAGCTCAGGATTAGCACTGAACAG GTTCAAGCCCTAACATACATAGAAGAAGAAAGTGAACTAGTGAAACAGAACGAAAAAACCATAAAATCTGAGATAGTCCTGGTGCGATCTAAGCTGGCTAACTGCGAAACGGAGCTGTTGCAGTGCAAGAATAAGATCAGGAAGCTGATGGAGGAGATTCATAATGAGCAGCGGGTCATCAACTCCCGCCAACAGGAGAACCG acAAGCGCTAGAGAGATCAATGCTTGCGGAGATGGAGAATTTGCAAAGTCAAATCCAACAAGCGAAGCATGCCACCGAGATCAATCATCTTACCGCTGAAAACCTCAAACGAGAG GTGGGAGTGTTAGAAGATGCCATAATGGAGAAGAAGCGGCAAGTGGAGCGGCTAGTGCAGGAGATGAAAGAAGCGAATTTGCAGAGCTTGACGGGCAGCGTGGACGAACTGAGGCATCCTTTAGACG GTCTGTGCAAAACCGGAAGCGCGCGGAGAATTATAGGTTCACCGCGACAGCTTGAAAACGCGGCACCCACGAACAAAAATCCTCATGGCGTCTGGGTATAA